In Drosophila santomea strain STO CAGO 1482 chromosome 3L, Prin_Dsan_1.1, whole genome shotgun sequence, a single window of DNA contains:
- the LOC120447711 gene encoding uncharacterized protein LOC120447711 isoform X2 — translation MSFELGELSIPNDNLLRSCYFIATCELLRSLYFSFSSVSVMIIHSNTYTIMAFSSTVAWILTVVGLFVGLLKGQPTLLVFWLLFTSFATGTDIIYLIWNVTSSPVFDAQHFKHWAISYLGIFYEVTCLYLVFRYFRRLYSYILLEGDNYDETSKEDHKGNETETETNKGTTEMTTDRY, via the exons ATGTCTTTTGAGTTGGGAGAGCTGAGTATTCCCAATGATAATCTCCTAAGATCGTGCTATTTTATTGCTACTTGCGAACTATTGCGTTCATTGTATTTCTCATTTAGTTCAGTTTCAGTCATGATAATACAC tCGAATACGTATACAATAATGGCTTTTTCAAGCACGGTAGCTTGGATTTTGACTGTTGTCGGACTGTTTGTGGGTTTATTAAAG gGACAACCAACACTGCTCGTATTTTGGTTACTGTTTACTTCCTTTGCAACTGGTACGGATATTATTTATCTGATATGGAATGTTACTTCGTCTCCTGTTTTCGACGCCCAACATTTCAAGCACTGGGCTATTTCATATTTGGGCATTt TTTACGAGGTAACTTGCTTATACTTGGTATTCAGATACTTTAGAAGATTATATTCCTATATCCTTTTGGAGGGCGACAACTACGATGAGACATCTAAAG AAGATCACAAAGGTAATGAAACTGAAACGGAAACCAATAAGGGAACTACTGAAATGACGACTGATAGATATTAA
- the LOC120447709 gene encoding uncharacterized protein LOC120447709 isoform X1: MGSNSDGYLVPCAYCIALLDFISAMLFAIISGVVFARHGHWSALVALIFTIFWMLIIVVLLAGIYRRKLGLIRFWLVFTCLGILLDGFILLYGLTLAISVNWEGVKITVLPFVGLAVEMTFVYIIYLLYLDMIDYSASESHHEEKYREKSGCEVEYEEEKEEEKPLDRKDLKRMEKQAKERMKKDKAVLKQLQKQMRK; the protein is encoded by the exons ATGGGGTCGAATTCTGATGGATATTTAGTGCCCTGTGCCTATTGCATCGCTCTGCTGGACTTCATATCCGCCATGCTATTCGCAATTATCTCAGGAGTGGTATTTGCCAGGCAT GGTCATTGGTCTGCCTTGGTTGCCCTGATCTTCACCATTTTCTGGATGCTCATAATCGTAGTTCTACTGGCGGGTATCTACAGACGGAAACTGGGACTGATTCGATTTTGGTTGGTGTTCACCTGCTTGGGAATACTGCTAGATGGATTTATACTGCTCTATGGCCTGACTTTGGCCATTTCCGTGAACTGGGAGGGTGTCAAAATCACAGTACTGCCCTTCGTGGGACTGG CTGTGGAAATGACTTTTGTCTATATCATTTACCTACTGTATCTGGATATGATTGATTACAGTGCATCAGAATCGCACCATGAAGAGAAGTATAGAGAAAAGAGTGGCTGTGAAGTGGAATacgaggaggagaaggaggaggaaaaGCCACTGGATCGCAAGGATCTGAAACGCATGGAAAAACAAGCCAAGGAGCGCATGAAAAAGGATAAAGCCGTTCTCAAACAACTTCAGAAACAAATGCGAAAGTAA
- the LOC120447710 gene encoding uncharacterized protein LOC120447710 isoform X2 — MLALLGVIFWVIIVILLMVGLFKRKPVFVRYWLIFSLVGFITDILFLLWGIATSITVDWDRLQEFSLIFLGIFIESTCIYIIHRYYQIMDESKKKRTLCCGGKDDKKKSSKSPKKKKAKK; from the exons ATGTTGGCGCTTTTGGGTGTCATTTTCTGGGTTATAATTGTCATCTTGCTGATGGTTGGCCTTTTCAAG CGCAAGCCAGTTTTCGTTAGATATTGGCTTATATTTTCCTTAGTCGGCTTTATCACCGATATTCTATTTCTACTCTGGGGCATTGCGACTTCAATAACCGTGGATTGGGATCGACTTCAGGAGTTTTCACTAATATTCCTTGGTATAT TTATTGAAAGCACTTGCATATATATCATACATCGGTATTACCAGATTATGGATGAATCAAAAAAGAAGCGGACCTTATGCT GTGGCGGCAAAGATGACAAGAAAAAGTCGAGCAAGAGCCccaaaaagaagaaagccaaaaaataa
- the LOC120447708 gene encoding uncharacterized protein LOC120447708 produces the protein MVSIFDMSSSNNSLLIWAYAIGCFDLISALLFSMVSLKTICDHLSWLTIFAAVFGLFWITMIVMLLVGIHGRNPRCVRAWIIFSCVGIMVEMCLVLYAVFNESTFQMGVVKNGLLLMLGLLVECAFLYIVQRFYVTLAFCQACHNAKTSKMEQSQACTNYERECNRQRQHYNNDQSKRNHIQNRKGNIVLNAPTQPMKLSSFRPSVSSSIT, from the exons ATGGTTTCTATTTTCGACATGAGCTCTAGCAACAATTCGCTGTTGATATGGGCCTATGCCATCGGATGCTTTGATCTGATCAGCGCCCTGCTTTTTTCCATGGTCAGCTTGAAGACAATTTGCGATCAT CTGAGTTGGTTGACCATTTTTGCCGCtgtttttggccttttttggATAACAATGATTGTGATGCTGCTGGTTGGCATTCATGGG CGCAATCCCAGATGTGTTCGTGCCTGGATTATCTTCTCCTGCGTGGGCATCATGGTCGAGATGTGCCTGGTGTTGTATGCCGTTTTCAACGAGAGCACTTTCCAAATGGGTGTGGTCAAAAATGGATTGTTACTCATGCTGGGATTGC TTGTGGAGTGCGCTTTCCTGTACATCGTTCAACGATTTTACGTGACTTTGGCCTTTTGTCAAGCCTGTCATAATGCTAAAACCTCAAAGATGGAACAAAGTCAAGCTTGTACGAATTATGAAAGAGAATGCAATCGCCAGAGGCAGCATTATAACAATGACCAGTCCAAAAGAAATCATATCCAAAATCGCAAGGGAAACATAGTTCTAAACGCACCAACTCAACCCATGAAGCTGAGTTCTTTTCGACCTTCTGTCAGCAGCTCGATAACGTAA
- the LOC120447709 gene encoding uncharacterized protein LOC120447709 isoform X2: MLIIVVLLAGIYRRKLGLIRFWLVFTCLGILLDGFILLYGLTLAISVNWEGVKITVLPFVGLAVEMTFVYIIYLLYLDMIDYSASESHHEEKYREKSGCEVEYEEEKEEEKPLDRKDLKRMEKQAKERMKKDKAVLKQLQKQMRK, encoded by the exons ATGCTCATAATCGTAGTTCTACTGGCGGGTATCTACAGACGGAAACTGGGACTGATTCGATTTTGGTTGGTGTTCACCTGCTTGGGAATACTGCTAGATGGATTTATACTGCTCTATGGCCTGACTTTGGCCATTTCCGTGAACTGGGAGGGTGTCAAAATCACAGTACTGCCCTTCGTGGGACTGG CTGTGGAAATGACTTTTGTCTATATCATTTACCTACTGTATCTGGATATGATTGATTACAGTGCATCAGAATCGCACCATGAAGAGAAGTATAGAGAAAAGAGTGGCTGTGAAGTGGAATacgaggaggagaaggaggaggaaaaGCCACTGGATCGCAAGGATCTGAAACGCATGGAAAAACAAGCCAAGGAGCGCATGAAAAAGGATAAAGCCGTTCTCAAACAACTTCAGAAACAAATGCGAAAGTAA
- the LOC120447711 gene encoding uncharacterized protein LOC120447711 isoform X1, whose amino-acid sequence MSFELGELSIPNDNLLRSCYFIATCELLRSLYFSFSSVSVMIIHSNTYTIMAFSSTVAWILTVVGLFVGLLKGQPTLLVFWLLFTSFATGTDIIYLIWNVTSSPVFDAQHFKHWAISYLGIFYEVTCLYLVFRYFRRLYSYILLEGDNYDETSKGTEDHKGNETETETNKGTTEMTTDRY is encoded by the exons ATGTCTTTTGAGTTGGGAGAGCTGAGTATTCCCAATGATAATCTCCTAAGATCGTGCTATTTTATTGCTACTTGCGAACTATTGCGTTCATTGTATTTCTCATTTAGTTCAGTTTCAGTCATGATAATACAC tCGAATACGTATACAATAATGGCTTTTTCAAGCACGGTAGCTTGGATTTTGACTGTTGTCGGACTGTTTGTGGGTTTATTAAAG gGACAACCAACACTGCTCGTATTTTGGTTACTGTTTACTTCCTTTGCAACTGGTACGGATATTATTTATCTGATATGGAATGTTACTTCGTCTCCTGTTTTCGACGCCCAACATTTCAAGCACTGGGCTATTTCATATTTGGGCATTt TTTACGAGGTAACTTGCTTATACTTGGTATTCAGATACTTTAGAAGATTATATTCCTATATCCTTTTGGAGGGCGACAACTACGATGAGACATCTAAAG GAACAGAAGATCACAAAGGTAATGAAACTGAAACGGAAACCAATAAGGGAACTACTGAAATGACGACTGATAGATATTAA
- the LOC120448935 gene encoding uncharacterized protein LOC120448935 — MNALNAFGMAIGWMDIVGVLFFEMIMFYMMRRRRLAQKSEIVSIEAQVKCHKDSLPSLFCRKKLSESENLWIFWGYLLMLNVWIGVTLLMIAGISLQRPELMALWLIWCACGLVFDVFLILWWVYELFAGDAIEALTNILISLLTMAIEFGFIYVIYTIFLNLSNASKDEGAKVAEKSKYAFMMISDPKR; from the exons ATGAATGCCTTGAATGCTTTTGGAATGGCCATTGGCTGGATGGACATTGTGGGAGTTCTGTTCTTCGAAATGATAATGTTCTATATGATGCGACGTCGTCGATTGGCACAAAAATCCGAAATCGTTTCGATTGAGGCGCAAGTGAAGTGCCACAAGGATTCACTGCCCA GTCTCTTCTGCAGGAAAAAGCTGAGCGAAAGCGAAAACCTTTGGATATTCTGGGGCTACCTGTTGATGCTGAATGTCTGGATTGGCGTTACACTGCTCATGATAGCTGGCATCTCATTG CAAAGACCGGAGCTTATGGCACTTTGGTTGATATGGTGCGCCTGTGGCTTGGTCTTCGATGTCTTCCTCATTTTGTGGTGGGTCTACGAACTTTTTGCGGGCGACGCCATTGAAGCACTGACCAACATTCTGATCTCCCTGCTGACCATGG CAATTGAGTTTGGCTTCATCTATGTTATCTACACCATCTTCTTGAACTTGTCCAATGCCAGCAAAGATGAAGGGGCTAAAGTGGCagaaaaatcgaaatatgCATTTATGATGATTTCAGATCCGAAGCGATAA
- the LOC120447710 gene encoding uncharacterized protein LOC120447710 isoform X1 produces the protein MAAEKKKHPPKKKSQEKKSTKSKQSALNDNLPKICFGIAISDLLHALYFTVQAMILLVQQFSVFAMLALLGVIFWVIIVILLMVGLFKRKPVFVRYWLIFSLVGFITDILFLLWGIATSITVDWDRLQEFSLIFLGIFIESTCIYIIHRYYQIMDESKKKRTLCCGGKDDKKKSSKSPKKKKAKK, from the exons ATGGCCGCCGAAAAGAAGAAACACCCGCCAAAAAAGAAGTCACAGGAGAAAAAGagtacaaaatcaaaacagaGTGCTTTAAATGACAATCTGCCCAAGATATGTTTTGGCATAGCGATTTCCGATCTGCTGCACGCGTTATATTTTACTGTTCAAGCAATGATTCTTCTGGTTCAACAG TTTAGCGTGTTTGCTATGTTGGCGCTTTTGGGTGTCATTTTCTGGGTTATAATTGTCATCTTGCTGATGGTTGGCCTTTTCAAG CGCAAGCCAGTTTTCGTTAGATATTGGCTTATATTTTCCTTAGTCGGCTTTATCACCGATATTCTATTTCTACTCTGGGGCATTGCGACTTCAATAACCGTGGATTGGGATCGACTTCAGGAGTTTTCACTAATATTCCTTGGTATAT TTATTGAAAGCACTTGCATATATATCATACATCGGTATTACCAGATTATGGATGAATCAAAAAAGAAGCGGACCTTATGCT GTGGCGGCAAAGATGACAAGAAAAAGTCGAGCAAGAGCCccaaaaagaagaaagccaaaaaataa